From the Caldisalinibacter kiritimatiensis genome, the window TTAGTAACATCAGTACTCAATCCTGTAATCTTTTTTTGATTACAAAATACACAGTCGAATGGACACCCTTTATGTGGAACAAAAACAGGTATTATTCTATATACATTACTCATTGACAACACCTAACTTTTCTAAAGCTTCTTTAGCTGCATTTTGTTCTGCTATCTTCTTGCTCTTTCCACTTCCTTTTCCTAACACATTATTTCCTACACTAACTTGTACATAGAATTTCTTATTATGGTCTGGCCCTTCTTCTTTGATAACTTTATATTTTATTTCTTCTTTAGTAGTTCTCTGTAAAAATTCTTGTAATTGTGTCTTATAGTCAGTAATTAAATTTCCTTCAACTGCTTTTTCAATAAAAATTGAAAGGTTATCTAAAACGAATTTTCTAGTACATTCTAATCCCCCATCTAAATATATAGATGCTATTAATGCCTCTAATGCATCAGCTAAAATAGAAACTCTTTCTCTTCCACCAGTAACTTCTTCTCCTTTTCCTAATAATAGATATTCGCCAAGACTTAACTTCTTAGCCACAGTTGCTAAAACTGTTTCGCATACAACCGTAGCTCTAAGTTTACTTAATTCTCCTTCTGGATAATTGGGATATTTATCAAATATATAATCACTTACGACAATACTTAAAACTGAATC encodes:
- the rnc gene encoding ribonuclease III, translated to MKQHIEELEHKISKIQKSIKYTFNDSDILIRALTHSSFANEHKDLNIKYNERLEFLGDSVLSIVVSDYIFDKYPNYPEGELSKLRATVVCETVLATVAKKLSLGEYLLLGKGEEVTGGRERVSILADALEALIASIYLDGGLECTRKFVLDNLSIFIEKAVEGNLITDYKTQLQEFLQRTTKEEIKYKVIKEEGPDHNKKFYVQVSVGNNVLGKGSGKSKKIAEQNAAKEALEKLGVVNE